The nucleotide window aataactttctggtgttaaggaaccccttctatatttattatatccacatctcacagtatatttatgtggttatcaatgggaagaatgtttcttacattattGACCAGTAGGATGAATGTCGCCTACAGACAGCCAAAAGGACAGATCACAGAAAGGAAAGGTTCATTTTAAGGATGATATCCCATGCAATAATCTGTTATGAATGACCTCTACAACAACACCACAAAAATTAATAATATCTAATACTGGATGTATGTTTGGTGAATTTGCTTCAGAACAAAGCCCTAAGTGGCcccaaaacataatttatattcaACATATGACACATGGAAATTGAAGAACGTGTTGTATTTTACTCTTTTCAATAGACCCATAGCACATGATTCACCAGACATCATACGTGGTGTATAAAGTAACCAAAGCTAAGCTTCCAAATCATTTGCAGAAATTTTCCTGCAGAAATTCCTAACCTATTATAAATTGAAGCCATGACTGTGTATGCATCAAAAAAAGGCTTATGAGTCAGGTTTAAATGTTGGAGCCATCGCTGGATCTCAGCCACTTGTTACAAGGATAGACATGTCTACAGGATCTTTATGGTTATGGTCGCCCATCACTGCACAATTGCTGTTAATgtaaacttttcagtaacctcagaagtctgaataaataaatgtctaacttatcacaatatacagcaacagtatcaCTTATCAGAACAGATATGCCTATTATCATTACAAAGCTGTCCTTCATTTTCAATCAGATGAGTTTGCTCAGGCTGGAAtcatgtcatcagtctgctgcaagacAAAGGGAGCATTTTCTCCATTCCCCATTGATCAGGCAATGAGGAACATTTTTTCCattcccccagtgatcagacatTGATCAACATTTTCTCATTTTGCCCCAGTTATCAGACATTGATCAACATATTCTTCattcccccagtgatcagacatGGATCGCCATTTTCTCCAATCCCCCAGTGATCAAACATTGATTAAACTTTTACCCACTCCCCTGGCAATAAGACATTGATTAACATTTTCTCcactcccccagtgatcagacatTGATGAACATTTTCTCcactcccccagtgatcagacatTGATTAACATTTTCTCCATTCCCCCAGTGACCAGACATTGCTCAACAATTTTATCACTTCCATATTGACCAGACATTGATGAACATTTTCTCCAATCCCCCAGTGATCAGTCATTGATGAACATTTTCTCCAATCCCCCAGTGATCACACTGATTCACATTGTTTCCATTCCCCATACATTCCATTCCATACATTACCAGTAATCAAGATTTTTCTCTTCTCCACCAGTGATCAGACATTATTACTTTGTAGCAAGTGACAATGTAATAATCTGTAGCTGGGAGTAATATGAGATACATGTAAGATAATAcattacacatacacattacTTGGATCCACAATGTGTATGTGaagacaaatttttattttcagttttggataaaatgtgaGTTAGAACATCCATCaggttttatttgctgtttgtaatGTATCCTCACTATTGTCCTTGTTATCATTGTctctattagaaaaaaatgatgggaATCTGAACACTTGTACGCTGTCTCAGGAATCGTAATCTTTTTTTGCTTCCTGCTGTGTCTGTAAGGCAGAAAGCAGAGGGAAATCCCTCAGACAGACAgaacacagaaataataataaaaaaaactacacatttcctccaaaaaagttttggctttacgtATGCTGTAATGGTCACGTCCAGGTTCTGGAATTCATCCGGTGCTGACAATTTCCTTGCTTTATCTACTCCATGAAGTTTCcttaattttaaaaatctgaGTTTGCAGAAATGTATGGAGTTCATCAGAGGTGTGCCAAGAGGCTATAGACCCTCAGAAAGCTTTCTGAGCATGGATTTATCTTTAAATCTAAGATAAACTTTATTCTGCTCATATGTTGCCTAATCACCTTAATGAACATTCTAATCAAATTCAGTAAAActgttttcattataatttatgtttttgaccttgtgacatcatcactgggtGTGTATGCCTCTATGCAAAAACAGAGGCAGCGGAAAAGGCTGACAGGGTGCCTTTCATAGCTGCCCAAAAAACTGTTCTAACTCCCCCTTATGATGATAGTCCTCCATGATTAAAAGGGCTGAAGTGAAATAAATGAGaggggtgggccagggacagtaaggctgggAAAGAATGGGCTAGATCATGCTACTGGCCAtcaaatgagggggggggggggctgtctgacttgctgcagcttcaaatgcacaaTGTGAGACTCGCATGTCAATAAATcctcttctgggttgaatgacatAAAGCTTTATTCATCCACCTACATTGAGTGAAAGGCGTCATGCATTTACTCCCTTGGAGGGGTTGTCATTATAGCGCCCTGCCCGAAACGGGAAGCTGACATCACCACGTCATTCACTGCGTCAATTATTACTCCCAGCACTGTGGGGAAATAGAAGATGGGGACCCTGCTGTCACATGACCTAAAGACTTTTTTAGAGaaggtaagtatttaaaaaaggggGGGTTAGGCCTTATtagtttttgtaataattttagagctgcatttgtgttattttaagtTGCGTTCAGCTACACCAAAAACAAATTAGGACtatcattacattatattacatgcTGTGAAAACCCTTCGTCATTGTCTGTGAATGGgttaaatgaaatataatttctgTAATGAGACAGGTTTGGGAGAACGCCTACATGACAGGACAAGTCTCTAAAACCAGTACACAACACTGCATGCAGTAATTATTAGTCGAGCATGCTATGCTTTTCCTGTATATGTCCTCCTCTCCTTATACCTAGGACTGTACCATTCTGGCTGCCAATGGACCCCAACAGGTAAAGCAACCAATGGGCCTGAAGGGCTGGGGCAATGGGTTCATTGGCTGCAGCAGTCATACGATCCTCTGCAGCTCAGATAGAATGCATTTACCTGTGGCCCATGCATCTAggaagtttgctttttttttagatttattacaGGGAGGAATCTGATATATGGCATTTTTATGGCAGTATGGATAAAAAAGGTTTAGGCCTGAACGGTTTTAATGCAAGGTGATATAAGCCAACAAGAGTATCCTTGCCCTGATCTTTGTCTAATTTGAAATaggaaatacaaatattgcattagatttttattatgtGGTGCTTAATAACcctcaaatctttaaaaaaggttCTAGACCAGTATATGCAATgaaatatagggcctgatttatttaagctctgcaaccttttaattttttcactaGGGGTTGAATttaatggatttatgtcttttcctgacttactatgtaactatatgtaaggctggagaggatacattttcatcagtgaaagtgggtgatccagcaaacctggaatggatttcctagaccagatctattccaggtttgctggattaccctgtttcactgatgaaagtgtatcctctccagccttctggagctgtaataaatcaggcccatagtttacTGCACTGCGAACTGCATAGCAAAACAATTGTCTGATTGGAGAAATAGGGAGAATTAGGGATTTGGTGTTCCATACATTTCCCTGGAGACTGGTGcttcctcccccatttcttgAGCTTCTGTATTGGTCATTGGGGTCATCCATTACTAGGGAGGATCAGGATGTGAGAGGGCCAAGCTAGACTTTGCAGGAAAGGTCAAACTGCATATAAATTTGGCTACATAAATCTCTGCTCATTTAACTTTAAGTAACCTTTGCTTAGGATTTGTTTTTCATGGTGGCTTTCCCAGGTTtgcaaattaaagctgaacttcaggcagctATAAAACTACGCAGATTAATACAGCTGGGTATTCATTGTTAAATTTTAAGATTAGGTTATATTTTAAATGGTGACACAGCAATTCATCAGGGGATGAATTTATCAGTCTGCttctgctcctttattgtccagtAAGTAGGTTGAGGTTGAGAAGATGGCACCGCTAGATTCATTCTACAGAAAGGAGTGTCATCCTTCTGGCTCTATTGGGTGCAAATTTCAAAAGATGACTGATAAAAAATAAGCTGCTAATATAACTTTCTTATATACACTTCATCTGTGTAAacattgatatttaaatattactataacacagtaaaaaacattgcatacaaATTCACTTTCATTTTAAGGTAAAAAGTTGCTCAACAAACCATCCTTCCATTGTTTGCATAACTCTgccctttatttttctgtatataattttAAAGGAAGCTGGTTGTGCAACTCAGTTAATGCTGTTTAAAGCGTTGTTTTTGCCTGTAATATTTcacaaagaaaatgtagaaaaaaacatgcatgcttcctTTGATAAGGTAATATTGTGacaataatgaaaaacatttttaatgctaatttcttttttcatattcagGTTACAGACTTTGCATTGGTTGATGGGACAACACTGACTCCTTCAGGATAAAGATGGAAGTACAGATTCAAGAAAATCCAATGCCAATTCTTTGGTTTTCTGAATGGTCGTGAAGGAAAACACTGTCCATTTCTGGATATGATCTTTACTGCTCTTGACACTCAACCACAGTTTTGAGTTTCCAAAcgttccccaaaaaaattgtgcaaaatggATGGAGAAACTCCTCAATATCACCTGAGCCGGCTTTACCGGGAATACCAAAGCAACAGTGTCATATCGCTTCATTACAACTATACCGGAAAACTCAGCACTAGCCGATACAAAGGCGGACTCAAAGCTGAATCTGTGGTCTTTCTGGTGGTATGTGTGCTCATTGTCTTGGAGAACCTAATTGTACTTTTGGCCATATGGCGCAACAAGAAATTTCATGCTCCTATGTTCTACCTGCTTGGCAATCTGACCCTGTCGGACCTTTTGGCTGGCATCGCCTACATGGTGAACATTGTGTTGTCAGGGGCAAACACGCTTCGCCTTACACCTGCTGCATGGTTTATTAGAGAGGGTGGTGTCTTTGTCACATTGACTGCCTCTATATTTAGCCTACTGGCGATCGCTATTGAGCGTCACATCACTATGGTCCGTATGAAGCTCTATAGTGGGGACAAAAAAGGACGAATGTTCTTGTTGATTGGAGTGAGCTGGCTGCTGTCTATACTGTTGGGTATATTGCCAATATTGGGGTGGAACTGTATCCAGAACCTTCCAGCCTGCTCCACCATCTTGCCCTTGTATTCTAAGGATTACATTTTGGTGTGCATTAGTGTCTTTCTGGCCATTCTTATATCTATTGTGGTCCTCTATCTCCGCATATATAGGATTGTCAAACACAAcagtcagagactggggacacTTCGCAAAGGGGCGCTGAGGAAGTCCCAAAAGTACATGGCCCTGCTGAAAACACTTACTATTGTGGTGGGAACCTTTATTGGATGTTGGCTTCCACTTTTCATATTGCTCTTGTTTGATGTCTCATGTGAGGTCAACGCTTGTCCAGTCCTCTTCAAGGCTGATTACTTCCTTGGCCTGGCTATGATAAACTCTCTCTTGAACCCCATCATCTACACATTAACTAGCAAAGACATTAGAAGAGCCATCCTGAAACTGGtctgcttcttcttttttgttaACGAGGATGGAGAAACAAGAGGAAGATTTGGCTTCTTCCCTGTCCTAGAAAGAAGTACCAGCAAATCAGAAAAATCATCCCATAAGCAGGAGGGTTTGGAGACCACCGTGTCTTCGGG belongs to Pyxicephalus adspersus chromosome 2, UCB_Pads_2.0, whole genome shotgun sequence and includes:
- the LOC140322939 gene encoding sphingosine 1-phosphate receptor 1-like: MDGETPQYHLSRLYREYQSNSVISLHYNYTGKLSTSRYKGGLKAESVVFLVVCVLIVLENLIVLLAIWRNKKFHAPMFYLLGNLTLSDLLAGIAYMVNIVLSGANTLRLTPAAWFIREGGVFVTLTASIFSLLAIAIERHITMVRMKLYSGDKKGRMFLLIGVSWLLSILLGILPILGWNCIQNLPACSTILPLYSKDYILVCISVFLAILISIVVLYLRIYRIVKHNSQRLGTLRKGALRKSQKYMALLKTLTIVVGTFIGCWLPLFILLLFDVSCEVNACPVLFKADYFLGLAMINSLLNPIIYTLTSKDIRRAILKLVCFFFFVNEDGETRGRFGFFPVLERSTSKSEKSSHKQEGLETTVSSGNGTPTPVKSLVPPRKY